The following proteins come from a genomic window of Streptomyces sp. NBC_01716:
- a CDS encoding ATP-grasp domain-containing protein, with translation MTYLVMNRRPIIENLAEWFPRSKEGLVVVTDRSALRGIDTDRMANSFRAFEVTDDYGGKATERLVESLCQEHGVERILTTAEVDLVRSAELRGRLGLRGQNRASAVAYTDKHVMKTAAAMAGLPTAPMRTVHDAAELTAFADAYGLPVVLKELNGAAAIGMSVLKNDTDLARAARRWGQGGPGGVMLAESWIDGDVYHVNGLVARGSVLQSWPCRYLHTQWSSYHSAAPCISGMLHPDEPLFARLQNATAAVTAALPTASEVLPFHAEFFHSTDDTIILCEIACRAGGAGIIEMHERAFGLNLYHAGLKGQADRADDILWTGLNTRGGYGWFPPQAGVLRQLPSHCPLPRAVEYTTSGEVGRRYPGPRSAVDAVAQLHFDIAEDEDLLSVLREVDNWWTGAVRWT, from the coding sequence TTGACGTACCTGGTGATGAACCGACGGCCGATCATCGAGAATCTCGCCGAGTGGTTCCCCCGGTCCAAGGAAGGCTTGGTGGTGGTCACCGACCGTAGCGCGCTGCGGGGCATCGACACCGATCGGATGGCCAACTCCTTCCGGGCCTTCGAGGTGACTGACGACTACGGCGGCAAGGCGACGGAACGCCTAGTCGAATCGTTGTGCCAGGAACACGGCGTTGAGCGTATTCTCACCACCGCCGAGGTCGATCTGGTTCGCTCTGCGGAGCTGCGGGGACGTCTGGGCCTGCGCGGCCAGAACAGGGCCAGTGCCGTCGCGTACACCGACAAGCACGTGATGAAGACTGCGGCTGCCATGGCGGGACTTCCCACCGCCCCAATGCGTACTGTCCACGACGCCGCCGAACTGACGGCGTTCGCCGACGCGTACGGACTGCCCGTGGTCCTAAAGGAACTCAACGGGGCGGCGGCCATCGGTATGTCCGTGCTCAAGAACGACACCGACCTCGCCAGGGCCGCCAGGCGGTGGGGGCAGGGGGGTCCCGGAGGTGTCATGCTCGCTGAGTCGTGGATCGACGGCGACGTTTACCACGTGAATGGCCTGGTGGCCAGGGGCTCCGTCCTCCAGAGCTGGCCATGCCGCTACCTGCACACGCAATGGAGCAGCTATCACTCAGCGGCACCCTGCATCAGCGGGATGCTGCACCCGGACGAACCGCTGTTCGCCCGTCTGCAGAACGCCACGGCCGCCGTGACGGCCGCACTACCCACGGCATCAGAAGTCCTACCGTTCCACGCCGAGTTCTTTCACAGCACCGACGATACGATCATCCTGTGCGAGATTGCCTGCCGGGCCGGCGGCGCGGGAATCATCGAGATGCACGAGCGCGCCTTTGGCCTCAACCTCTACCACGCCGGCCTCAAGGGGCAGGCGGACCGAGCTGACGACATCCTATGGACCGGCCTCAACACTCGCGGCGGGTACGGCTGGTTTCCACCCCAGGCGGGTGTACTGCGGCAGTTGCCGTCCCACTGCCCGCTGCCCCGTGCGGTCGAGTACACCACCAGCGGGGAAGTGGGGCGCCGTTACCCCGGCCCACGCTCCGCCGTTGACGCCGTCGCACAACTCCACTTCGACATCGCCGAGGACGAGGACCTGCTGTCCGTCCTGCGGGAGGTGGACAACTGGTGGACCGGCGCCGTGCGTTGGACATGA